From Vigna unguiculata cultivar IT97K-499-35 chromosome 5, ASM411807v1, whole genome shotgun sequence, the proteins below share one genomic window:
- the LOC114184456 gene encoding chymotrypsin inhibitor 3-like: MRSATLFALFLLSALTFYPPSTTAQPVKDAYGNSVKNGGLYYIFPRFWGGGGGGIKRAITGDETSPLSVVQTPFETDPGNPWRIQSLVAALFVPEGRVYISYDVQQPGVRSNYWTAVEGEAERTVVKLGYPNSHPGFFTIHKTSSADTYKFQFCSNDDATSCSNVGIVKDDAGNRLLATNQEKPFEFILAPVSSVASK; the protein is encoded by the coding sequence ATGAGGAGTGCAACTCTCTTTGCTCTCTTCCTTCTCTCTGCCCTAACCTTCTACCCTCCTTCAACCACCGCTCAACCTGTCAAGGACGCCTATGGTAACAGCGTTAAAAATGGTGGCTTATACTACATATTTCCACGCTTTTGGGGAGGCGGCGGCGGTGGAATTAAACGAGCCATAACTGGAGACGAAACATCCCCTCTCTCTGTTGTTCAAACTCCCTTCGAGACCGATCCAGGAAACCCATGGCGTATTCAATCCTTAGTCGCTGCCCTTTTTGTTCCTGAAGGCAGAGTGTACATTAGCTACGATGTTCAACAACCAGGTGTCCGCTCTAACTACTGGACCGCTGTTGAGGGTGAGGCTGAAAGAACCGTCGTTAAATTGGGATACCCAAATTCCCACCCAGGCTTCTTCACTATTCACAAAACTTCCTCAGCCGATACCTATAAATTTCAGTTCTGTTCAAATGACGACGCCACCTCCTGCAGTAATGTTGGGATCGTTAAGGATGATGCAGGGAACAGGCTTTTGGCCACCAATCAAGAAAAACCATTCGAGTTTATTCTTGCGCCAGTTTCGTCTGTTGCATCTAAATGA